From the genome of Athalia rosae chromosome 3, iyAthRosa1.1, whole genome shotgun sequence:
attGACTTTGCTCTTGGATTGTAACGACTGCAGCTGCTCGTGCTCTTCAGGCACAGCAATCTAGTACGCGTAATCCTGGGGTCCGAATCGCTGTCTACTTGATGTCTGGTGTGATTCTTACCATGGAAGTGGATTGCTCAATTACCTCACAAGAAATCATCTCAATAATTCAATCTGAAAAAGAACTAGGACTGGGTCGAAATACCCCATCGCTGGGACAGCCTGTGTTTGCGCTTTGGCTCTGCTCTCAACAGTTGGAAGTACAACTTGGCCCCACTCACAAGCCACTAGAGTTGGGAAGTAGATGGCAACGGTTGGTTGCCAAATACGGCAGTGAGGGTGTCAGGGAAGAGGAGCAGCCGGTACTTTACTTTCGAAGAAACGTATTTTTATCTCGAAGTGATGAGGAACAAGTTAAAGAGGCAAAGACTCTGGAACTGCTTTATGCCGAAGCAAGATATAACGTTTTAGAAGGTCAGTATGATAAGGTACATGAGCAATTTTCCTTGACTGCAGATTTCATGATACGAGCATCCAGATTTATTCTATCCGGGTTTATTTATCATCTTGCTCTGTTCAGGTAGATATCCTTGCGAGGGTCAAGCGAGATACGCAAGTTTAGGAGCGCTTCAAGCTCGTATAGAGCTAGGGCCTTACAATCCACAGACCCACACTCTGGCATATTTCCGACGACATAGAGGCAGGTTTTTGCCTCATCACTTCACATCTCCCACTCTCCTGTTGGGATTGGATCTTGGTTTGGGTTTGGTAGGTGGCAAAGGGGCTCCAGAGGTCAGAATGCTGGAACAATATAAGCGGATACCACCCCATACAGGAACGAACGCCAATCCTCGAAAACTGATAAGGAAATACCTGGAGTTTTGCTGGGGGCTACCCTGCTACGGTGCAACCTTTTTTCAAGGTCAAATAGAGCGTCCTGTCAGAGGTCTAGCATCCTGGATAACACATCGAGATCAGCCAGTTCTCGTTGCTATCAATGCCTTAGGGGTCTATGTGATAGATGACACACAATGTGTGAGTAAATTGAAATATGACAGCAGCAACCGCATGACTTATCAAgtgaattgtaaaaaataaggGTAATTCAGAACTCTCTCGAAGCCACTTATTTGTCTACTAGAGTCTCTTGCTGGGGCTCAAGTATTCGGAGCTTAGTTGGGAAATGGCCA
Proteins encoded in this window:
- the LOC105685335 gene encoding FERM domain-containing protein 8 isoform X2, encoding MSGVILTMEVDCSITSQEIISIIQSEKELGLGRNTPSLGQPVFALWLCSQQLEVQLGPTHKPLELGSRWQRLVAKYGSEGVREEEQPVLYFRRNVFLSRSDEEQVKEAKTLELLYAEARYNVLEGRYPCEGQARYASLGALQARIELGPYNPQTHTLAYFRRHRGRFLPHHFTSPTLLLGLDLGLGLVGGKGAPEVRMLEQYKRIPPHTGTNANPRKLIRKYLEFCWGLPCYGATFFQGQIERPVRGLASWITHRDQPVLVAINALGVYVIDDTQCSLLLGLKYSELSWEMAKPSDEGNPDCLPCLFLQFPVRENGAHVFKILQVFSRQAIMMDTLISGFAEENRRNNTRCDATGACRSSDITITANANCFTNKLSKFTLATFDDEGRCIGQMGSWSFQ
- the LOC105685335 gene encoding FERM domain-containing protein 8 isoform X1, whose amino-acid sequence is MDQQDKDCHTRRGQHHHHFHNHYLPDSGTSPPARALQAQQSSTRNPGVRIAVYLMSGVILTMEVDCSITSQEIISIIQSEKELGLGRNTPSLGQPVFALWLCSQQLEVQLGPTHKPLELGSRWQRLVAKYGSEGVREEEQPVLYFRRNVFLSRSDEEQVKEAKTLELLYAEARYNVLEGRYPCEGQARYASLGALQARIELGPYNPQTHTLAYFRRHRGRFLPHHFTSPTLLLGLDLGLGLVGGKGAPEVRMLEQYKRIPPHTGTNANPRKLIRKYLEFCWGLPCYGATFFQGQIERPVRGLASWITHRDQPVLVAINALGVYVIDDTQCSLLLGLKYSELSWEMAKPSDEGNPDCLPCLFLQFPVRENGAHVFKILQVFSRQAIMMDTLISGFAEENRRNNTRCDATGACRSSDITITANANCFTNKLSKFTLATFDDEGRCIGQMGSWSFQ